Proteins found in one Borreliella valaisiana VS116 genomic segment:
- the greA gene encoding transcription elongation factor GreA, with protein sequence MSNVTIEKLDSILQEDKWTRIVVNNYSLAKIKELDDLIDNIIDEGLTEDVLDICGKHLKDVKKSIAGLYISGMLIYSRRPLNDMNLLAVIDLFSQNLKWTLVEHICNEMLFISENKHALYTLAKIYAQNNENDKLPSIWTRIVEADINDTVFVRQLATYYETVDLQKSIFYFRKAIYRFIDKKQMSGIREVWAKLIHYVSDDFDSFLLILQKIEKDLGFKKAIVLYEDLFDHYSLTDNIDETIEILKGILKLDNKNHKARENLVKFLRERYKDVKNIEDYLVKSDIENLDKNFVDVYSDFEKYLFFAKGNFVYHQTWSVGIVRDVNDHGITVDFVSKRGHFIGFDMAMSALSPLSREDIRVLKAITPKEELADRVKKDIEWAIKVIIKSYKAIDLKGIKKELVPSLMTQSSWNSWSLKAKQILKDNPHFVMDSGKLDCYVYNERSSNLNEKMYDKFKIEKDFYKRYEIFINYCNVKGIVKDLHIEEEMLNYFLIYVNNFTKVDHHVISSYVILKSLGNFSEELSSKVNIEKNVNLESLLKEYPKGIVDLFDSILNAEIKKELVILIKKELSNWILYYKELFPHSVNKKLVESLYKEDPKEVGKLFNYVIKNYKIYKDAYIWILKHYKTYSIELSYSDSDLLANLIKILTDSVIKINNKNNSVASKRIYKMVINLLVKDEYLKSVLGYVKDEELAKRVYMTCFYVKDFPPKDLLEIKSIIRQLFDSVEFEDEKMQLTGERMEIGFLTILSSLNKKQKELKYLKEVEIPENSKEIGKARELGDLKENAEYHSAKEKQQFLTKRLNSLMLEIENAKVIDTKDLQSSVVGFGTKVIILNEATGKDESYLILGPWESNPDEGIISYKSPFGENLLDSKEGDSLNFVINNTNFRYFVKKIEPIKFS encoded by the coding sequence ATGTCTAATGTTACCATAGAAAAATTAGATAGTATTTTGCAAGAAGATAAATGGACAAGAATAGTTGTTAATAACTATTCTCTTGCTAAAATAAAAGAATTGGATGATTTGATAGATAATATAATTGATGAAGGGTTAACAGAGGATGTGCTTGATATTTGTGGCAAACATTTAAAGGATGTTAAAAAAAGTATAGCAGGTCTTTATATTTCTGGAATGCTTATATATAGTAGGCGCCCTTTAAATGATATGAATTTGCTTGCTGTTATTGATTTATTTTCTCAAAATTTAAAATGGACTCTTGTTGAGCATATATGTAATGAAATGCTTTTTATTTCTGAAAATAAGCACGCTCTTTATACTCTTGCAAAAATATATGCCCAAAATAATGAAAATGATAAGCTTCCAAGTATTTGGACTAGAATTGTTGAAGCAGATATTAATGATACTGTGTTTGTAAGACAACTTGCTACTTATTATGAAACTGTTGATTTGCAAAAATCAATTTTTTATTTTAGAAAGGCTATTTATCGTTTTATTGATAAAAAACAAATGTCAGGAATTAGAGAAGTATGGGCAAAGCTTATTCATTATGTCTCAGATGATTTTGATTCTTTTTTACTTATTTTACAAAAAATTGAAAAAGATCTTGGATTTAAAAAGGCTATAGTTCTTTATGAAGATTTATTTGATCATTATTCTTTGACTGATAATATTGATGAAACAATAGAAATTTTAAAAGGTATTTTAAAACTTGACAATAAAAATCATAAAGCAAGAGAAAATTTAGTTAAATTTTTAAGAGAAAGATATAAAGATGTAAAGAATATTGAGGATTATCTTGTAAAGTCTGATATTGAAAACTTAGATAAAAATTTTGTTGACGTATATTCAGATTTTGAAAAATATTTGTTTTTTGCAAAAGGCAACTTTGTTTATCATCAGACTTGGTCTGTTGGAATAGTAAGGGATGTAAATGATCATGGCATTACTGTTGATTTTGTTTCCAAAAGGGGTCATTTTATTGGCTTTGATATGGCAATGTCGGCTCTTTCTCCCCTTAGCAGAGAGGATATTAGGGTATTAAAGGCTATAACACCCAAAGAGGAACTTGCAGATAGAGTGAAAAAAGATATTGAGTGGGCTATAAAAGTTATTATAAAAAGTTATAAAGCCATTGATTTAAAGGGAATAAAAAAAGAGTTAGTGCCAAGCTTGATGACTCAAAGTTCATGGAATTCATGGAGCTTGAAAGCAAAGCAAATTTTAAAGGATAACCCCCATTTTGTTATGGATTCTGGGAAGCTTGATTGTTATGTATATAATGAGAGATCTTCCAATTTGAATGAAAAAATGTATGATAAATTTAAAATTGAGAAAGATTTTTATAAAAGATACGAGATATTTATAAACTATTGTAATGTTAAAGGAATTGTTAAGGATTTACATATTGAAGAAGAGATGCTCAACTATTTTTTAATTTATGTTAACAATTTTACAAAGGTTGATCATCATGTTATAAGTTCTTACGTTATTCTTAAATCTTTAGGTAATTTTTCTGAAGAGTTGTCATCAAAAGTTAATATAGAAAAAAATGTTAATTTGGAATCCCTTTTAAAGGAGTATCCAAAAGGAATAGTAGATCTTTTTGATTCAATTTTGAATGCAGAAATTAAAAAAGAATTGGTTATTTTAATTAAAAAAGAACTTAGTAATTGGATTTTGTACTATAAGGAACTTTTTCCTCATTCTGTTAATAAGAAATTGGTTGAATCACTTTACAAAGAAGATCCTAAAGAAGTGGGAAAATTATTTAATTATGTTATAAAAAATTATAAGATCTATAAAGATGCTTATATTTGGATTTTGAAGCACTATAAAACCTATTCTATTGAGCTGAGTTATTCGGATTCGGATCTTTTAGCTAATTTGATTAAGATTTTAACAGATAGTGTTATTAAAATTAATAATAAAAATAATTCTGTTGCAAGTAAAAGAATTTATAAAATGGTAATTAATCTTTTAGTTAAAGATGAATATCTTAAATCGGTCTTGGGGTATGTTAAAGATGAAGAGCTTGCAAAGAGAGTTTATATGACCTGTTTTTATGTAAAAGATTTTCCGCCAAAGGATCTTTTAGAGATTAAATCTATAATAAGGCAATTATTTGATTCAGTTGAGTTTGAAGATGAAAAAATGCAACTTACAGGCGAGAGAATGGAAATTGGATTTTTAACCATATTAAGCTCTTTGAATAAAAAGCAAAAAGAGCTTAAATATTTAAAGGAAGTTGAAATTCCAGAAAATTCAAAAGAAATTGGGAAAGCTCGTGAACTTGGTGATTTAAAAGAAAATGCTGAATATCATTCTGCTAAGGAAAAACAACAGTTTTTGACAAAAAGATTAAACTCTTTAATGTTGGAAATAGAGAATGCAAAAGTTATAGATACTAAAGATCTTCAAAGTTCTGTTGTTGGTTTTGGGACTAAGGTTATCATTTTAAATGAGGCTACAGGTAAAGATGAATCTT
- a CDS encoding tetratricopeptide repeat protein, whose protein sequence is MSSERVVELIKEIYLDFRKGNFKEALVKSEEAHSLDFDNIEILTALKSSVYWNGQVESLDRIGQDYEKAEFLIREWNSFAGRYLKKMGCNFLQGRNSIKYFVFQTCLYIYKNIYKLHPENLDLLIKIAKSYKGMGNYERAINVFLQILGDAKENSDVVAELADSYALIDEIKEAKVLFREAFFINPQKIDIYSLESDMILRLIDLIKSDRNISDDLIKEWIPVYGSLNGVFNVKRELRPIELGQLKQSVYSLRNELKEKSYRSINESILLPRLINKYFWLIDHYVRIKEDRARIDEILLYIKEIDLGIYQQYVN, encoded by the coding sequence GTGTCATCAGAAAGAGTCGTTGAATTGATCAAAGAGATTTATTTAGATTTTAGAAAAGGCAATTTTAAAGAGGCTTTAGTAAAATCCGAAGAAGCTCATTCTCTTGATTTTGATAATATTGAAATTTTAACAGCTTTGAAAAGCTCTGTGTATTGGAATGGCCAAGTTGAAAGTCTTGATAGAATAGGTCAAGATTATGAAAAGGCAGAATTTTTAATAAGAGAGTGGAATAGTTTTGCAGGTCGATATTTGAAAAAAATGGGTTGTAATTTTTTGCAAGGTCGTAATTCTATAAAATATTTTGTATTTCAGACTTGTCTTTACATATATAAAAATATATACAAACTGCATCCAGAAAATTTGGATCTTTTAATAAAAATTGCTAAGTCTTATAAGGGTATGGGAAATTACGAGAGGGCAATTAATGTCTTTTTGCAAATATTAGGAGATGCTAAAGAAAACTCAGATGTTGTTGCAGAGCTTGCTGATTCTTATGCACTTATTGATGAAATTAAAGAAGCTAAAGTCTTGTTCAGAGAGGCTTTTTTTATCAATCCTCAAAAGATAGATATATATTCTCTTGAGTCTGATATGATTTTAAGATTAATAGATCTTATTAAGTCTGACAGAAACATTTCAGATGATCTTATAAAAGAATGGATTCCTGTTTATGGTTCTCTTAATGGTGTTTTTAATGTTAAAAGAGAATTAAGGCCTATAGAACTTGGACAGCTAAAGCAGTCTGTTTACAGTTTGCGCAATGAACTTAAAGAAAAGTCTTATAGATCAATAAATGAGAGCATATTACTTCCAAGGCTTATTAATAAGTATTTTTGGCTTATTGATCATTATGTAAGGATAAAAGAGGATAGAGCTCGCATTGATGAGATTTTGTTATACATAAAAGAAATAGACTTGGGAATTTATCAACAGTATGTAAATTAG
- a CDS encoding tetratricopeptide repeat protein, whose amino-acid sequence MEPNKIINKAIYYYNSKKYSQAIKLLEKEIFFYKNYYLYHYVLGMSYLRVGNLGNAQTYLKKAYTLNPSEPNIKQAIAILLVSQGKEEKAIQIWLKMIEENQEVDRSELSLEIIRKNPIKGSVFLKNSNLYEKLFPIIKTIPNKNLTKLIIIIAIGGIVFISMLAIYFIFYEQKITISTNRKAEINKNLNNIAAYIDDIKINNKEKIKNEEGQFILILTSEEIKNSFEKIKVYLKTGKDNFARVEINKILNSNASESIKLKAKNLASFISRPDFISFNEYLSLKDIKKDPSIYSNVYVKWEGVVNNVEKKDNIIQFDFYVGYNKNVLSGIIPTKTTFDIDIDFKDNVEILGQIEYKKNKLTLNAITIRKIDRNAN is encoded by the coding sequence ATGGAACCTAATAAAATTATTAACAAGGCTATTTATTACTATAATTCAAAAAAATATTCACAAGCAATAAAGCTTCTAGAAAAAGAAATTTTTTTCTATAAAAATTACTATTTGTATCACTATGTCTTAGGAATGTCTTATCTTCGTGTTGGGAACCTTGGCAATGCTCAAACATATCTTAAAAAAGCTTACACTTTAAACCCTAGCGAACCAAATATAAAACAAGCTATTGCTATACTTTTAGTAAGCCAAGGTAAAGAAGAAAAAGCTATTCAGATATGGCTTAAAATGATAGAAGAAAATCAAGAAGTAGATCGATCAGAGCTGTCTCTTGAAATTATTCGAAAAAATCCAATCAAAGGATCTGTTTTTTTAAAAAATAGCAATCTATATGAAAAATTGTTTCCAATAATTAAAACAATACCTAATAAAAATCTAACAAAGCTAATCATAATAATTGCTATTGGGGGAATTGTATTTATTTCAATGTTAGCAATCTATTTTATTTTTTATGAACAAAAAATAACAATATCTACAAATCGAAAAGCAGAAATAAACAAAAATTTAAACAATATTGCTGCTTACATTGACGACATTAAAATAAATAACAAAGAAAAAATAAAAAATGAAGAGGGTCAATTTATATTAATACTAACCAGCGAAGAAATTAAAAATTCTTTTGAAAAAATAAAAGTTTATTTAAAAACAGGAAAAGATAATTTTGCAAGAGTAGAAATAAATAAAATATTAAATTCAAATGCATCAGAATCCATAAAACTAAAAGCCAAAAACCTTGCAAGTTTTATCTCAAGACCAGATTTTATTAGCTTTAATGAATACCTAAGCTTAAAAGATATTAAAAAAGATCCATCAATCTATTCAAACGTATATGTAAAATGGGAAGGCGTAGTAAATAATGTCGAAAAAAAAGACAATATAATTCAATTCGACTTTTATGTAGGATACAATAAAAATGTACTTTCAGGAATTATCCCAACAAAAACAACCTTTGATATCGATATTGATTTTAAAGACAATGTTGAAATACTTGGACAAATAGAATATAAAAAGAATAAACTTACCTTAAATGCAATAACAATTAGAAAAATAGATAGAAATGCAAATTAA
- the hisS gene encoding histidine--tRNA ligase gives MDIKTLKGFKDYLPKDSLIRIHIVRQIFSILNSYNFDLIDTPVLEYSELLLKKGGDEAEKQIYRFKDNGGRDVSMRFDLTVPFARFIATNISSLKFPFRRSQFGKVFRGENSQKGRYREFMQFDFDIVGEDSFRGDAEILSVVYYGLEEIFLNFIEGINKKFIIHYSHLGILNSFFEQLGIKEKSLFILRNIDKIDRIGIDKVKEELLLEIEEEAVDLILSLMDLQGTFKDKIQTLKSILGDNNESIKRVEDVFKHLSLLKIQDSFNLNLKIARGLDYYTGIVFESEVFGSNMGSVCSGGRYDNLVSSFSNSIQKVSGVGGSFGVDRIKDIIDLEKFSYIKIFVTKARSKVLIVNLDSALQNYYYELATRFRNHDYSKIKNISCEVYFKNKNGKNIKEQIEYALSKEIRFLVFVGQEEYKENKMKVRDLTKKEELLLTFEESINLIKCNEKLLCTPF, from the coding sequence ATGGATATTAAAACTTTAAAAGGCTTTAAAGATTATTTGCCTAAGGATTCTTTGATTCGAATTCATATTGTTAGGCAGATATTTAGCATTCTTAATTCTTATAATTTTGATTTAATAGATACTCCGGTCCTTGAATATTCAGAGTTGCTTTTAAAAAAGGGTGGGGATGAGGCTGAAAAGCAAATTTATAGGTTTAAAGACAATGGGGGTAGAGATGTTTCCATGCGATTTGATTTAACCGTTCCTTTTGCTAGATTTATTGCCACAAATATTTCTAGTTTAAAATTTCCTTTCAGACGTTCTCAATTTGGAAAAGTTTTCAGAGGAGAAAATTCTCAAAAGGGTAGATACAGAGAATTTATGCAATTCGATTTTGATATAGTTGGAGAGGATAGTTTTAGAGGTGATGCCGAAATTCTTTCTGTTGTGTATTATGGACTTGAAGAGATTTTTTTAAATTTTATAGAAGGCATTAATAAAAAATTTATTATCCATTATTCTCATCTTGGTATATTAAATTCTTTTTTTGAACAGTTAGGAATTAAAGAAAAATCCCTTTTTATTTTAAGAAATATTGACAAAATAGATAGAATAGGAATTGATAAGGTTAAAGAGGAATTGCTTCTTGAGATCGAAGAAGAAGCTGTAGATTTAATCTTAAGTTTAATGGATTTGCAAGGTACTTTTAAAGATAAAATACAAACCTTAAAAAGTATTTTGGGCGATAACAACGAATCTATTAAGAGAGTAGAAGATGTTTTCAAGCATCTTAGTTTATTGAAAATTCAGGATTCTTTTAACTTAAATCTTAAAATAGCTCGTGGGCTTGATTATTATACAGGGATTGTTTTTGAATCTGAGGTATTTGGTAGTAATATGGGTAGTGTTTGTAGTGGGGGAAGATATGATAATTTAGTTTCTTCGTTCTCAAACTCTATTCAAAAGGTTTCAGGAGTTGGGGGATCTTTTGGTGTTGACAGAATAAAGGATATAATTGATCTTGAAAAGTTTAGTTATATTAAAATATTTGTAACTAAGGCCAGATCTAAAGTTTTAATTGTAAACTTAGATAGTGCTTTGCAAAATTATTATTATGAACTTGCTACTAGGTTTAGGAATCATGATTATTCTAAAATTAAAAATATTTCTTGTGAAGTGTATTTTAAAAATAAAAATGGTAAAAACATTAAAGAGCAAATAGAATATGCTTTAAGTAAAGAGATAAGATTTTTAGTTTTTGTTGGTCAAGAAGAATACAAAGAAAATAAAATGAAAGTAAGAGATTTGACAAAAAAAGAAGAGTTGCTACTTACTTTTGAGGAGTCAATAAATCTTATCAAGTGTAATGAAAAGTTGCTGTGCACCCCTTTTTAA